A region from the Lycium barbarum isolate Lr01 chromosome 8, ASM1917538v2, whole genome shotgun sequence genome encodes:
- the LOC132607211 gene encoding ubiquitin-conjugating enzyme E2 variant 1D-like, with product MALGSGGSSVVVPRNFRLLEELERGEKGIGDGTVSYGMDDGDDIYMRSWTGTIIGPHNSVHEGRIYQLKLFCDKDYPEKPPTVRFHSRINMTCVNHETGVVEPKKFALLANWQREYTMEDILVQLKKEMAAPHNRKLVQPPEGTFF from the exons TCCCTCGGAATTTCAGATTACTTGAGGAACTTGAACGTGGTGAAAAAGGTATTGGAGATGGGACTGTGAGCTATGGGATGGATGATGGAGATGATATCTATATGCGTTCCTGGACTGGCACCATTATTGGTCCTCACAAT TCCGTTCATGAAGGTCGCATTTATCAGTTGAAGTTATTCTGCGACAAAGATTATCCAGAGAAGCCACCAACTGTCCGGTTCCATTCTCGAATTAACATGACATGTGTCAACCATGAGACAGGAGTG GTGGAACCAAAAAAGTTTGCTTTACTTGCAAATTGGCAGCGAGAGTATACCATGGAAGACATACTGGTTCAGCTGAAAAAGGAGATGGCTGCTCCTCACAATCGCAAGCTAGTTCAGCCCCCCGAAGGCACCTTTTTTTAG